The following are from one region of the Passer domesticus isolate bPasDom1 chromosome 13, bPasDom1.hap1, whole genome shotgun sequence genome:
- the RNF44 gene encoding RING finger protein 44 isoform X2 has protein sequence MRPWDLAVNRRPPSAPFAQRRFSGGPCSSPDHLRRSPSARRQWGRRDRPLATLLGQDEPQVHPAFPQQPHVPVDEPRAYALPSTPPRMLHPAAHPPHQNPFMVDLHDQVHQGPVPLSYTVTTVTTQGFPIHAGQHIPGCSTQQLPACSVMFSGQHYPLCCLPPPLIQACAMQQLPVSYQTFPPIISSDHYILHPPPPPVPPHQPPHMAPLGQFVPLQAQHPRMPLQRIDNDVDLRGEQHPIAGFTYPPSHHAPTLSPSMPLHYLPHDPLHQELPFGVPYPHMMPRRLNTQRYRLQQALPPPPPPPPPPPYYPSFLPYFLSMLPVSPTAVGPTISLDLDVDDVEMENYEALLNLAERLGEAKPRGLTKADIEHLPSYRFNPESHQSEQTLCVVCFSDFEARQLLRVLPCNHEFHAKCVDKWLKANRTCPICRADASEVQREAD, from the exons ATGCGACCATGGGACCTGGCAGTGAATAGGCGGCCGCCCTCTGCCCCTTTTGCCCAGCGCCGTTTCTCGGGGggaccctgcagcagccccgaCCACCTCCGGCGAAG cccctctgccaggCGTCAGTGGGGACGACGCGATCGACCTCTGGCAACCCTGCTGGGCCAGGATGAGCCCCAGGTGCACCCTGCCTTCCCCCAGCAGCCGCACGTCCCTGTAGATGAGCCCCGCGCCTACGCTCTTCCCAGCACGCCGCCACGAATGCTTCACCCAGCCGCTCACCCGCCCCACCAGAACCCATTCATGGTGGATCTGCATGACCAG GTGCACCAGGGACCTGTCCCTCTCTCCTACACGGTTACCACCGTAACGACGCAAGGCTTCCCCATCCACGCTGGCCAGCACATCCCTGGGTgcagcacccagcagctcccagcatgcTCAGTGATGTTCAGCGGACAGCACTACCCgctctgctgcctcccaccCCCG CTGATTCAGGCATGTGCCATGCAACAACTTCCCGTCTCCTACCAGACATTCCCCCCCATCATCTCCAGCGACCATTACATCCTGCACCCACCCCCGCCACCAGTGCCCCCCCACCAGCCGCCCCACATGGCCCCCCTGGGGCAGTTCGTACCTCTCCAAGCCCAGCATCCACGTATG CCTCTGCAGAGGATAGACAATGACGTGGACCTGCGAGGGGAGCAGCACCCCATTGCAGGCTTCACCTACCCTCCGTCTCACCACGCTCCCACGCTGTCGCCCTCCATGCCGCTGCATTACCTCCCCCACGACCCGCTGCACCAAGAACTGCCATTTGGCGTG CCATACCCCCATATGATGCCCCGGCGGCTGAACACCCAGCGGTACCGGCTGCAACAggcgctgcccccgccgccgcccccgccgccgcctcctccctACTATCCGAGCTTCCTGCCCTATTTCCT ttCTATGCTTCCTGTGTCGCCAACGGCCGTGGGCCCCACGATCAGCTTAGACCTGGACGTGGATGATGTGGAGATGGAGAATTATGAG gcactgctgaacTTGGCCGAGCGGCTGGGGGAGGCCAAGCCACGGGGACTCACCAAAGCAGACATCGAGCACCTCCCGTCATACCGCTTCAACCCCGAGAGCCACCAGTCTGAGCAGACCCT GTGCGTCGTGTGCTTCAGTGACTTTGAGGCCCGGCAGCTTCTCCGCGTCCTGCCCTGCAACCACGAGTTCCACGCCAAGTGTGTCGACAAATGGTTAAAG GCAAACCGCACGTGCCCGATCTGCCGGGCGGACGCGTCGGAGGTGCAGCGGGAGGCGGACTGA
- the RNF44 gene encoding RING finger protein 44 isoform X1, giving the protein MLHPAAHPPHQNPFMVDLHDQVHQGPVPLSYTVTTVTTQGFPIHAGQHIPGCSTQQLPACSVMFSGQHYPLCCLPPPLIQACAMQQLPVSYQTFPPIISSDHYILHPPPPPVPPHQPPHMAPLGQFVPLQAQHPRMPLQRIDNDVDLRGEQHPIAGFTYPPSHHAPTLSPSMPLHYLPHDPLHQELPFGVPYPHMMPRRLNTQRYRLQQALPPPPPPPPPPPYYPSFLPYFLSMLPVSPTAVGPTISLDLDVDDVEMENYEALLNLAERLGEAKPRGLTKADIEHLPSYRFNPESHQSEQTLCVVCFSDFEARQLLRVLPCNHEFHAKCVDKWLKANRTCPICRADASEVQREAD; this is encoded by the exons ATGCTTCACCCAGCCGCTCACCCGCCCCACCAGAACCCATTCATGGTGGATCTGCATGACCAG GTGCACCAGGGACCTGTCCCTCTCTCCTACACGGTTACCACCGTAACGACGCAAGGCTTCCCCATCCACGCTGGCCAGCACATCCCTGGGTgcagcacccagcagctcccagcatgcTCAGTGATGTTCAGCGGACAGCACTACCCgctctgctgcctcccaccCCCG CTGATTCAGGCATGTGCCATGCAACAACTTCCCGTCTCCTACCAGACATTCCCCCCCATCATCTCCAGCGACCATTACATCCTGCACCCACCCCCGCCACCAGTGCCCCCCCACCAGCCGCCCCACATGGCCCCCCTGGGGCAGTTCGTACCTCTCCAAGCCCAGCATCCACGTATG CCTCTGCAGAGGATAGACAATGACGTGGACCTGCGAGGGGAGCAGCACCCCATTGCAGGCTTCACCTACCCTCCGTCTCACCACGCTCCCACGCTGTCGCCCTCCATGCCGCTGCATTACCTCCCCCACGACCCGCTGCACCAAGAACTGCCATTTGGCGTG CCATACCCCCATATGATGCCCCGGCGGCTGAACACCCAGCGGTACCGGCTGCAACAggcgctgcccccgccgccgcccccgccgccgcctcctccctACTATCCGAGCTTCCTGCCCTATTTCCT ttCTATGCTTCCTGTGTCGCCAACGGCCGTGGGCCCCACGATCAGCTTAGACCTGGACGTGGATGATGTGGAGATGGAGAATTATGAG gcactgctgaacTTGGCCGAGCGGCTGGGGGAGGCCAAGCCACGGGGACTCACCAAAGCAGACATCGAGCACCTCCCGTCATACCGCTTCAACCCCGAGAGCCACCAGTCTGAGCAGACCCT GTGCGTCGTGTGCTTCAGTGACTTTGAGGCCCGGCAGCTTCTCCGCGTCCTGCCCTGCAACCACGAGTTCCACGCCAAGTGTGTCGACAAATGGTTAAAG GCAAACCGCACGTGCCCGATCTGCCGGGCGGACGCGTCGGAGGTGCAGCGGGAGGCGGACTGA